The sequence GCTCGGCGAAGATCAGGTCGGCGGCCATCCGGACGGTGGTGAGCGGGGTACGCAGCTCGTGCGACACGTCCGAGGTGAACCGGCGCTGCAGCCGGGACATCTCCTCCAGCCGGAGGATCTGCCGTTGCAGGTTGGTCGCCATCTGGTTGAACGAGGCGGCCAGCAGGGCCAGGTCGTCCTCGCCGTTGACCACCATCCGCTGGTCGAGCAGGCCGGCGGAGAGTCGCTGGGCGGTCCGGGCGGCCACCCGTACCGGGGTCACCACGAGGCGGGTGACCAGGGCGGCGAGCAGGCCGAGCAGCAGCACCAGGGCCACCCCGGTGGCGAGCACGGTGGCCCGGGCGTCGGCGGCGGTGGCGTCCTGTCGGGTCAGCGGCACCAGGTAGTAGAGCTCCAGCTGGCCGAAGCGGGTCGGCACCGGCGAGCCGTACACCAGGTACTTGGTCGTCGGGCCGCCGAGCCGGCCGGTGCGGATCTGGTGGGCGACCTTGCCGTCCGCGACGGCGGCCCGCAGCTCCCGGCTGATCAGCGGCCGGACATCCGTCGCCGGCGAGGTCCGGGTGCCGATGATCCCCGCGTAGCTGTCCGCGGTGATCGCCACGACCACCCCGCTGGTCTGCTGCGGGTCGCCCCCGGCCAGGTAGTTGACCGTGCCCTCGATGGTGTCCTGGAGCTGGGCCTCCTGCGGCTGGCTGTAGAGGTTGAACTGCTTCGCCGAGTAGTCGCTGCCGCTGCGCAGCCGCAGCAGCACGTCGGTCTGGGCGTTCTCCACCAGGATGTTGGTGATCTTGTCGGCGATCAGGTAGGCGAAGCCGCCGACCAGCAGGCTGGAGGCCACCAGCGTGATGGTGACCACCCGCACCTGCAACGACCGGCGCCAGGTCTGGTGCAGGCCGAGGCCCTGAACCACCAGGGCACGGCAGAGCACCCGCGCGGCGGGTCGCCAGCCGGCGGGGGTCCGGGAGTGGGGGGTCGGGGAACTGGTCACGGTGCGACCAGGCTATCCGGTACCCGCCTTGTAGCCCACGCCCCGAACGGTGAGGATGATTTCCGGGCGCTCCGGGTCCGGCTCGATCTTGGCGCGCAGCCGCTGCACGTGCACGTTCACCAGCCGGGTGTCGGCGGCGTGCCGGTAGCCCCAGACCTGCTCCAGCAGCACCTCGCGGGTGAAGACCTGGCGCGGCTTGCGGGCGAGCGCGACCAGCAGGTCGAACTCCAGCGGCGTCAGCTTCACCTCCTCGCTGTCCCGGCTGACCGTGTGCGCCGGCACGTCGATGGTGATCTGGTTGCCGGGCGGCCCGATCGTCAACATCTCCGGGGCGACGTCCTCGCCGCGGCGCAGCCGGGCCCGCATCCGGGCGACCAGCTCCTTGGGCTTGAACGGCTTGACCACGTAGTCGTCGGCGCCGGACTCCAGGCCGAGGACCACGTCGACGGTGTCGCTCTTGGCGGTCAGCATCACGATCGGCACGCCGGATTCGGTGCGGATCGCCCGGGCCACGTCGATACCGCTCATACCGGGCAACATCAGGTCGAGCAGCACGATGTCGGGTCGATTGTCCCGGAACGCGGCCAACGCCCGTTCCCCGTCGGCGACGAACGAGGGCAGGAAACCCTCGCTGCGCAGGACGATGCCGAGCATCTCGGCGAGCGCGGGGTCGTCGTCGACCACCAGTACCCGGGCTCTCATGGGATTTATGTTTCCATCCCCGTTCAGTTCGGTGGGATCGGCGTCACCCGGCACGGTACTGCCGTGGGTGGTGTCACCGCACGTCCCACGCGGAAGATCGCCGCCGAAGGTCATCCGCGAGGGCCGCGCGGCGTGCGGGTCCACCCGATCGGACGGGCCGTGTCACCATGATCCCCCGGGTGGCCCGCCGCCCGCCACCGAGACCCGTCAGGAGCAGGAGTACGCGTGCCCGACGTCGGCCCGACCGCCGTGCTCCCGAGGCGCCCGCTCACCGTCGGCGAGCTGCTCGACTCGGCCGTGCTGCTGCTGCGTACCCAGGGCCGGCTGCTGCTCCCGCTGGGCGCCCTGTTCGCCGTCGGCGAGCAGCTCCTGCTCCACCCGCTGCGGCTGGCCGCCGGCGTCGAACCGCCGAGCTGGCTGCTGGGCGGCGACGGGATCGCCGCGCTGTGGTTCCTGCTGGCCGTGGGCGCGGCGAGCGAGGCGGCGATCGTCACCCTGCTCGGCAACCCGGCCGCCCGGGCCGCCGGCGCCGCCCTGCTCGGCCGCCGCGCCGGCGTACGCGAGCTGCTCCGGCCCCGGAATGCCCGCTACGGCGCCACCCTGCTCCTCGCGCTCCTGGTCGGCCTCGTCGTCATGCTCGCCGGCCTGATGGGCCCCCTCTGGTTCTTCGCGTACGCCCTGTTCGGCTCCGTCGCGGCCGCGCTGGCGGTGGACCGGGTGCCGGTGGAGCGGGCGGTCGGCCGCGCGGCGCGGCTCGCCGCGCGCGGCGGCGGGCAGGCCGGCGCCGTCCGGCTGCTCGGCTACCTCGGCTGGTGGATCCTGCGGGTCGGCCTCGGCCTGGGCGTCCTCACCGGGCTCGACTCCCTCGACCTGATCGATCTCGGCGACCCGGCCCTGGCCCAGGTCGCCGCCATCACGGTCTGGGCCGGCGTGAACACCGTCGCCTACCCGGCGCTGGCCTGCCTGGACGCGGTGATCCACCTGGACAACCGGATGC comes from Micromonospora purpureochromogenes and encodes:
- the mtrB gene encoding MtrAB system histidine kinase MtrB, translating into MLCRALVVQGLGLHQTWRRSLQVRVVTITLVASSLLVGGFAYLIADKITNILVENAQTDVLLRLRSGSDYSAKQFNLYSQPQEAQLQDTIEGTVNYLAGGDPQQTSGVVVAITADSYAGIIGTRTSPATDVRPLISRELRAAVADGKVAHQIRTGRLGGPTTKYLVYGSPVPTRFGQLELYYLVPLTRQDATAADARATVLATGVALVLLLGLLAALVTRLVVTPVRVAARTAQRLSAGLLDQRMVVNGEDDLALLAASFNQMATNLQRQILRLEEMSRLQRRFTSDVSHELRTPLTTVRMAADLIFAERDEFDPAVARSAELLQAELDRFEELLTDLLEISRFDAGFAMLDAEPTDLVPVVHRVADRLAGLAERAGVPIHLDVPTTPVIAEVDPRRVERVLRNLVGNAVEHGEAKPVLITLGMDQTAVAITVRDHGVGLKPGEEKLVFNRFWRADPSRARQTGGTGLGLSISLEDARLHGGWLEAWGAPGQGAQFRLTLPARAGDRLTTSPLRLVPADAALPFGGPRPGELLAIGPVGEGTLAIGPAPAAGDDRAEVRS
- the mtrA gene encoding MtrAB system response regulator MtrA; amino-acid sequence: MRARVLVVDDDPALAEMLGIVLRSEGFLPSFVADGERALAAFRDNRPDIVLLDLMLPGMSGIDVARAIRTESGVPIVMLTAKSDTVDVVLGLESGADDYVVKPFKPKELVARMRARLRRGEDVAPEMLTIGPPGNQITIDVPAHTVSRDSEEVKLTPLEFDLLVALARKPRQVFTREVLLEQVWGYRHAADTRLVNVHVQRLRAKIEPDPERPEIILTVRGVGYKAGTG